From Arvicanthis niloticus isolate mArvNil1 chromosome 22, mArvNil1.pat.X, whole genome shotgun sequence, the proteins below share one genomic window:
- the LOC143436453 gene encoding olfactory receptor 9K2-like, protein MGDKERDNHSEVTDFIHHSEMTDFILVGIRVRPELHSVLFLLFLIIYGMVLLGNLSMIGIIVTDPRLNTPMYFFLGNLSVIDLSYSTVIVPKAMVNILSQKKTISFVGCVAQLFLYALFMVTEAFVLAAMAYDRFIAICNPLLYSVRMSRSVCIQLVAGSYLFGWVSSILQISVTFSMSFCASRVIDHFYCDSNPIEKISCSNTFINKMVSLSLAVLIILPTIIVIVVSYMYIVSTVLKIHSSEGRKKAFSTCSSHLGVVSLLYGTVSFVYLTPPNNPELRKIASVCYILLTPMLNPLIYSLRNKDVKDAMKKALCKKNVLL, encoded by the coding sequence ATGGGTGACAAGGAAAGAGACAACCACTCAGAAGTGACTGACTTCATTCACCACTCAGAAATGACTGACTTCATTCTTGTAGGCATCAGGGTCCGTCCAGAGCTCCACAGTGtcctctttcttctatttcttattatttatggGATGGTTCTTCTGGGAAACCTTAGCATGATTGGCATCATAGTGACTGATCCCCGGCTGAACACACCAATGTATTTCTTCCTAGGCAACCTCTCCGTCATTGACCTCTCCTACTCCACGGTTATTGTACCTAAAGCCATGGTAAACATCTTATCTCAGAAAAAGACCATATCCTTTGTGGGTTGTGTGGCTCAACTTTTCCTTTATGCACTTTTTATGGTAACAGAAGCTTTTGTATTAGCagccatggcctatgaccgcttcATTGCCATCTGCAATCCTCTCCTTTACAGTGTTCGCATGTCAAGGAGTGTCTGTATCCAGTTGGTGGCTGGTTCCTATCTCTTCGGCTGGGTCAGTTCCATCCTCCAAATCAGTGTAACATTCTCCATGTCTTTTTGTGCCTCTAGGGTCATTGATCACTTCTACTGTGATTCAAATCCAATCGAAAAGATCTCCTGTTCTAATACTTTTATCAATAAGATGGTATCACTTAGTTTGGCTGTGCTCATTATTTTGCCAACAATAATTGTTATTGTAGTATCTTACATGTATATTGTATCCACGGTTTTAAAGATCCATTCCagtgaagggagaaaaaaagcattttctaCCTGCAGCTCCCACCTGGGGGTTGTAAGTTTGCTTTATGGTACTGTTTCCTTTGTGTATCTCACGCCTCCGAATAATCCTGAGCTTCGTAAAATAGCTTCAGTATGTTATATTTTGCTCACACCTATGTTGAATCCCCTAATCTACTCTTTACGAAATAAGGATGTAAAAGATGCCATGAAAAAAGCCTTGTGCAAGAAAAATGTTTTACTCTAA